The sequence below is a genomic window from Thermanaerothrix sp..
GAGGGCTTCACCCCCTCGGAGAGAACCGTGGGCAGGACGTTGGAGCAGCTTTTCCGGCTTCACAAGGACAAGCGCATAGTGATCGCCACCTTCGCCAGCAACCTCCACAGGGCCCAGCAGGTTTTCAACATAGCCATGAGGTACAACCGGAAGGTGGCCCTGGTGGGAAGGAGCATGCTTGCCTATGTGGAGCTCGCCCGGGAGCTCGGTTACGTAAACGCCCCGGACGACCTGTTCGTGCCCGCCCAGGAGGCGGAGCGCATGTCCCCCAACCGGGTGGTGGTGCTCACCACCGGAAGCCAGGGGGAGCCCTTCTCGGGGCTTGTGCTCATGAGCAAGGGAGAGCACCGGCAGATCCGCCTTGGGCAGAGGGATCTGGTGATAATATCCGCCACCCCGATCCCGGGCAACGAGAAGCTGGTCAGCCGGACCATCAACATGTTGTTCGCCTGTGGGTGTGAGGTGGTGTATGAGAGGGATCAGGCCATCCACGTGTCGGGGCACGCCTCCAGGGAGGAGCTTAAGATGATGATAGGCCTCATCAAGCCCAAGTGCTTCGCCCCGGTCCACGGGGAGTACCGGCACTTGGTGCGGCATGCCCAGATTGCCAAGGATCTTGGGGTCCCGGCGAAGGAGGTCTTCGTGCTGTCAAACGGAGACGTCTTAACCTTGAGCCCCCAGGGGAAGGGAAGGGTGGACGGCCGGGTCCAGGCGGGTGCAATATTGGTGGACGGGCTTGCCATGGGGGAGTTCCAGAGCAGCCTTCTTAAGGAGCGCCGGGAGCTGGCCCTTGACGGGGTGTTGGCGGTTTCGGTGCTCATGGACCGAGACGGTTCGGTGAAGGACGTGAAGATGGAAAGCCGCGGCTTTCTTCACAGCCAAGAGGCGAAGGACCTTTACGGCGAGCTTGAGAGGGCGGTCCTAAAAGCACTGGAGACCTGTCCCGCCAACGACGAGGCCGCAAAGACCGCCATAAGGAAGAAGATGAGGGAGGTGCTGAGCCGCTACTCCAGGGGGTATCCGTCAATAGTCCCCTTCGTAAACAGGCTGTAAGACCCAGCGATTTTATGGCAGGATGTTTTATGTAGGTTCGCTTTAAAAGTATTAAAAAACAAAAATCTAAGCCTCCGGAGGGGTAGTCATGTCCTTCAAGATCCTTCTTCAGCTCTTGGGCGGAGTGGGGATGTTGATTTACGGAATAAAGGTTATGGGAGATTCCCTGCAGAACCTTGCGGGGGATCGGCTGAGGCGTCTTATAGCCAAGCTCACCGGAACTCCCGTTAGGGGGGTCATCGTGGGCACTGCTGTTACCACCATAATTCAGAGCAGCAGCGCCACCACCGTAATGGTGGTTAGCTTCGTTCATGCGGGCCTCATGACACTTTATCAGGCCTTCGGGGTGATAATGGGGGCCAACATAGGCACCACCGTCACAGCCCAGATAATGGCCTTCAAGATAACCGACATCGCCTACCTGTGCGTGGTGGTGGGGGCCTTCCTCTTCCTCATGGCCAAGACAAAGCGCCCGCGGGAGATAGGGGCGGGCCTTGCGGGCTTCGGCATCCTCTTCATAGGGATGCACATCATGGGAGACTCCATGTCGTTCCTCAAGGGGCGGGAGGACCTCTTCATGCCCTTCCGACATCACCCGGTTTGGGCGGTCTTCGCCGGCACCGTGGTTACGATGATCATCCAGTCCAGCTCCGCCACCGTGGGGCTTACCATGGCCATGGCGGCCCAGGGCTTCATGCCCCTCAACGTGGCCATAGCCTTCATCCTGGGGGACAACATAGGGACCACCATAACGGCGGTCTTGGCCTCCCTGGGGGGCAACCGGTCCGCCAAGCAGGCGGCGGCTTGTCATGTGATGTTCAACGTCATAGGCACCCTCATCATGCTCCCCCTGCTACCCTGGTACTCCAAGCTCATGGCCCTTACCGCGTCGGACATATCAAGGCAGGTGGCCAACGCCCATACCTTCTTCAACGTGGCAAACACTCTGATATTCCTCCCCTTTGTGAGGCCCTACGTTAACCTCGTAAGGCGCATAGTCCCCGACGACGGGGCGGTTAAGTCCTATGGGCCCGCGTTCCTGGAGCGGAACCTCATATCCGCCTCCCCCGCCGCCGCCTTGGACGCCCTCAAGAAGGAGATGGTGCGGATGGGCTACTTCGCCAAGTCCATGCTTGAGGGCTGCAGGGGAGCCATAGTCAACTGGAGCGACTCCAGCGCCAGCGACGTCCTTAACACCGAGAAGATAGTGAACGAACTCACCCATGAGATAGTCCGCTATGGGACGGAGCTTGGACAGAAGGGGCTTTCCTCAGACCTGTCGTTTCTCCTCAACTCCTGCATAAACGGTGTGGGTGATATAGAGCGCATGGGGGACCACTCCACCAACCTGGTGGAGATGTATCAGTACATGAGGGAGCATAACCTCAGGTTCACCGATTCCGCCATGAGGGAGTTCGAGGAGATGTTCTCGCTGGTTTACGAGGCGGTTAGCAAGAGCATCGAGGCCCTCGACAAGGAGGACCTGTGTCTGGCCGGCGAGGTTATGGAGCTGGAGGACCGGGTGGACGAGATGGAGAAGCGCCTTAGGGCCCGGCACATAGACAGGCTCAACCACGGCAAGTGCAACCCGGGAGCTGGAGTTGTGTTCATCGACATCCTGAGCAACCTTGAGAGGGTTGGGGACCATGCCCACAACCTGGCCTGCGTGGTCATGGACATGGCCAAGGTCAGGGGGCAGGAGGTGTGCGAGGCTTGATGTTTATGTATCCGGTGTTGCTGGGGCTGATCCAGGGTTTTGCAGAGTTCCTGCCCATAAGCAGCTCCGGGCATTTGGCGCTGGTGCAGATCTTCTTAGGCCTTAAGGGCCCCCAGATGGGCTTCGACCTGATGCTGCACATGGCCACCCTCCTTGCGGTGGTGGTGTACTTTGCCTCCGACATGCTGCGGTTCCTCCGGGACTTCTTCCTGGGGTTCCTCTCCGAGGAGGCCCGGTCCTCCGACGGATGGAGGTACGGCTGGGCAGTCATGGCTGGTACCGTGGTGACTGCCCTGGTGGGGTTGCCCCTCAAGCCCCTGGTGGAGGCCGCGTCCCAAAGCTCCCTTTGGGTGGGAGGCGGTTTGGTGGTGACTGGGATGGTGCTTACCCTTTCCCGCTTCGTCCCCCAGGGCTCCAAAGGGGTGGGGCTCATGGTGGGGCTTGTGGTGGGCCTAGCCCAAGGTGTGGCGGTCATGCCCGGCATATCAAGATCCGGCAGCACCATAGTGGCGGCCCTCTTCATGGGGCTTTCGCCACTGGAGGCCTTCAGGTTCTCGTTCCTCTTATCGATCCCCGCGGTGCTGGGAGCCACCCTGGTTGAGATGCTGGACGGGGGTGGATACTACGCCTTCCTCTCGTCCCTTCCTACTGGATGGCCCCTTGGGTTTGTGGCCGCCGCCGTTGCCGGGCTCCTCTCCCTGATGGCCCTAAGGCGGGTATCCCTTTTCAGGGCCTGGTGGATGTTCGGCGCCTACTGCTTGGTCGTAGGCGCCGCCGTGGTGGGGTTCTCCCTGATCGGTGTCTAAGATGGCCAAGGCTCTTCCGAGGGGCATACCCGGTTGGCTCATAGTGCTCCTATGCCTCATGATGGGCGGTTTCGCGGGTAAAATGATGCAGATGTTCTCCTTCTCCGCGCCGCTCTTCAGGGATCTTTTGTCCTTCGGGGTGGATTCCGGCCGGGTGGACCTCATGGCGTTCAGCTTTAGCGTGAGTTTTCACATGGATTTCAACCTTGGAACCTTCTTGGGAGGAGTGATAGGGGTTTGGCTTGCCCGATGAGGTTGATATTGGCGTCCGGCAGCCCCAGGAGGAGGGAGCTGATCGCCGGGTTGGGATGGGACTTCCAGGTTTTGACATCCCAGGTGGACGAGTCGCCCCTCCCCGGGGAATCGCCGGAGGATATGGTTCTTAGACTGTCCCTGGCCAAGGCCAGGGACGTGGCTTTCAAGGTTCCTGGCGCCGTTGTGATAGGCGCCGACACGGTGGTGGACCTGGACGGCCAAATACTTGGGAAGCCCAGGGACAGGAACGATGGGCTTAGGATGCTGATGGCCCTTCAGGGAAGGTCCCATAGGGTGCACACCGGGGTGTCTGTGGTGATGGATGATAAGCACGTGTGGGGGGGTGAGACCACCATCGTCAAGTTCCGGCCCCTGTCGCTTCATGACGCCATGTGCTATATCAGCACCGGCGAGGGGGACGACAAGGCTGGAAGCTACGCTATCCAGGGCAAGGGTGCCATGCTGGTGGAGTCCGTTGAGGGATGCTATTTCAACGTGGTGGGGCTTCCTATCCTTAGGCTGAGCCGCCTTCTTGAGGAGCTGGGTTTTAGCCTTTCTGACCAGCTTGGGGGTGTTGCCTTATGATCAATGGGTCCAAGGAACCTCAAGTACCGGGTGGTTTTGGCGGTGCCTTGAGGTCTTACTTTGTGGTTTTGCTGTTGGCGTCCCTTGCGGTGTCCCTCTTGTCCTTGATGCCAAGGGTAAGGGCGGAGCTTGGAAACCGACGGGTGGGCATAGTGATTGAGTACCGGGACCTGGTCTCCCTGGCCAGAGAGGGAAGGTTCATCCCCGTGGATCTTGGGGATTCCTTGCGCTCCAAGGGGCTCGGCGGGCTTCTGGTGGGGGAGTTGTCCGGCCGGGATTTGTTCTCCGGAGTCAGCACCTTAAGGCTATCCCCCGTGAGGGACCTCCTATTTGAGCTTCCCGTTAAGGGGGTTCCCATGGACCGGGCGGTCCTTTGGTCCACTGCGGATGACGCCAACATGAGGGCGGCTCTGCCGTACCTATCCGCCAAGTTCCCTTCCGCCTCGAGAATGTCCTCCGATGGTTACCTGGCGGTTCTATTGCCCCTTGGCATGGGGGACATTGCGGATTCCGGCATCGTGCCGGACT
It includes:
- a CDS encoding ribonuclease J, whose amino-acid sequence is MGRESGVSNAKPSRQRRGRGKSVKPRKDLKWIPLGGMGEIGKNISVLQYGDEMVVIDCGLKFPEEEMLGIDLVIPDVSFLEENRDRIKGIFITHGHEDHIGALPFVLPKLDVPVYGTRLTLGLIKNKLGEVCPRYRPKFNEISAGDGVTLGSFTVRGIAVCHSIPDGLAYAIKTPVGTVVHTGDFKLDNQPIDGRTTDYGAFAELGREGVLLMLSDSTNVEREGFTPSERTVGRTLEQLFRLHKDKRIVIATFASNLHRAQQVFNIAMRYNRKVALVGRSMLAYVELARELGYVNAPDDLFVPAQEAERMSPNRVVVLTTGSQGEPFSGLVLMSKGEHRQIRLGQRDLVIISATPIPGNEKLVSRTINMLFACGCEVVYERDQAIHVSGHASREELKMMIGLIKPKCFAPVHGEYRHLVRHAQIAKDLGVPAKEVFVLSNGDVLTLSPQGKGRVDGRVQAGAILVDGLAMGEFQSSLLKERRELALDGVLAVSVLMDRDGSVKDVKMESRGFLHSQEAKDLYGELERAVLKALETCPANDEAAKTAIRKKMREVLSRYSRGYPSIVPFVNRL
- a CDS encoding Na/Pi cotransporter family protein, producing MSFKILLQLLGGVGMLIYGIKVMGDSLQNLAGDRLRRLIAKLTGTPVRGVIVGTAVTTIIQSSSATTVMVVSFVHAGLMTLYQAFGVIMGANIGTTVTAQIMAFKITDIAYLCVVVGAFLFLMAKTKRPREIGAGLAGFGILFIGMHIMGDSMSFLKGREDLFMPFRHHPVWAVFAGTVVTMIIQSSSATVGLTMAMAAQGFMPLNVAIAFILGDNIGTTITAVLASLGGNRSAKQAAACHVMFNVIGTLIMLPLLPWYSKLMALTASDISRQVANAHTFFNVANTLIFLPFVRPYVNLVRRIVPDDGAVKSYGPAFLERNLISASPAAALDALKKEMVRMGYFAKSMLEGCRGAIVNWSDSSASDVLNTEKIVNELTHEIVRYGTELGQKGLSSDLSFLLNSCINGVGDIERMGDHSTNLVEMYQYMREHNLRFTDSAMREFEEMFSLVYEAVSKSIEALDKEDLCLAGEVMELEDRVDEMEKRLRARHIDRLNHGKCNPGAGVVFIDILSNLERVGDHAHNLACVVMDMAKVRGQEVCEA
- a CDS encoding undecaprenyl-diphosphate phosphatase, producing the protein MRGLMFMYPVLLGLIQGFAEFLPISSSGHLALVQIFLGLKGPQMGFDLMLHMATLLAVVVYFASDMLRFLRDFFLGFLSEEARSSDGWRYGWAVMAGTVVTALVGLPLKPLVEAASQSSLWVGGGLVVTGMVLTLSRFVPQGSKGVGLMVGLVVGLAQGVAVMPGISRSGSTIVAALFMGLSPLEAFRFSFLLSIPAVLGATLVEMLDGGGYYAFLSSLPTGWPLGFVAAAVAGLLSLMALRRVSLFRAWWMFGAYCLVVGAAVVGFSLIGV
- a CDS encoding Maf family protein, with translation MRLILASGSPRRRELIAGLGWDFQVLTSQVDESPLPGESPEDMVLRLSLAKARDVAFKVPGAVVIGADTVVDLDGQILGKPRDRNDGLRMLMALQGRSHRVHTGVSVVMDDKHVWGGETTIVKFRPLSLHDAMCYISTGEGDDKAGSYAIQGKGAMLVESVEGCYFNVVGLPILRLSRLLEELGFSLSDQLGGVAL